In a single window of the Limnochorda sp. L945t genome:
- a CDS encoding response regulator — translation MGWDGYPEERMGYAVLLVDDQPDFLRMARLILATDPAFRVVGTAGTGEEALRRLVELQPDVLLIDVHLPGLNGFETARHALDRWPRLRVVLVSALDDPEYEALSRSVGAAGFLSKKHLEVSRLRQLLGIPR, via the coding sequence GTGGGATGGGACGGGTATCCGGAAGAGCGGATGGGATACGCCGTGTTGCTGGTCGACGACCAGCCCGATTTTCTCCGGATGGCCCGTCTCATCCTCGCCACCGATCCCGCCTTCCGAGTCGTGGGAACGGCGGGCACAGGCGAAGAAGCGCTACGGCGACTCGTCGAGCTTCAGCCGGACGTGCTCCTGATCGACGTGCACCTGCCGGGCCTCAATGGGTTCGAGACGGCGCGGCACGCCCTGGACCGGTGGCCGCGCTTACGCGTCGTGTTGGTCAGTGCGCTGGACGATCCTGAGTACGAGGCCCTCTCCCGGTCGGTGGGAGCCGCCGGCTTCTTGAGCAAGAAGCATCTGGAGGTCTCGAGACTTCGCCAGCTTCTGGGGATCCCGCGCTGA
- a CDS encoding response regulator transcription factor has protein sequence MPAGWDLTQGSGAATSGERIRVVIVEDEGLYRDLLATALSRHPRIEVARAFGDAGSALEVVPSLDPHVAILDIQLGGPFNGIHLGLRLRRDLPGLGVVLLSNHADPDFLMAVPQEELSGWSYLLKRSVGDLATLERAVEGSAAGLVVLDPQLTRGALAQRRGGPASLTPRQREIWALIAQGYTNTAIAEKLHLSPKSVENHINLLYQELDIDSADRTVHPRVKAVLRYLKEPRA, from the coding sequence ATGCCGGCAGGATGGGACCTGACGCAGGGATCCGGCGCGGCAACCTCCGGCGAGCGCATCCGGGTCGTCATCGTAGAGGACGAAGGGCTGTATCGAGACTTGCTGGCCACGGCGCTGTCTCGTCACCCGCGCATCGAGGTGGCGCGGGCGTTCGGGGATGCCGGGTCAGCGCTCGAGGTGGTGCCGTCGCTGGACCCTCACGTGGCCATCCTGGATATCCAGCTGGGCGGGCCCTTCAACGGCATCCACCTCGGCCTGCGGCTCCGGCGCGACCTACCGGGATTGGGCGTGGTCTTGCTCTCCAACCACGCCGATCCGGATTTCCTGATGGCCGTGCCACAAGAGGAGCTGTCCGGGTGGTCTTACCTCCTCAAGCGCTCCGTCGGGGACCTGGCCACGCTCGAGCGGGCCGTGGAAGGGTCGGCCGCCGGGCTCGTCGTCCTCGATCCGCAGTTGACTCGAGGAGCGCTGGCCCAGCGGCGCGGCGGGCCCGCGAGCCTCACCCCGCGCCAGCGGGAGATTTGGGCCCTGATCGCCCAGGGCTACACCAATACGGCCATCGCGGAAAAGCTGCATCTGTCCCCCAAGTCGGTCGAGAATCACATCAATCTACTCTATCAGGAGCTCGACATCGACAGCGCGGACCGCACGGTGCACCCGCGGGTGAAGGCCGTGCTGCGGTACTTGAAGGAACCGCGCGCTTGA
- a CDS encoding alpha/beta hydrolase: protein MAWAAGLGSRARRRSGREGPRDLANLAEALIRRGDRAAGKACLDQAILREDELARAGSHFAGWMSKFLQLFRADVQWDEGDREAALRVYAAMLADPLAPVEYARMEERCTASGADVKTLIRQRRKADLEFTALAGAEAVEVAPSAGRTLYASYWKGFEGAPGVLLLAMAGSSRHAWSPYVGEMTARGWHVLALDPPGQGMSVGPGLDRKALAEDGKAALEMLAARGAAAGRLGAVGASFGGAVALLTAVAGQPPVRALVLLSPAGTVDAARQRSDPTLLVTSVDDGPFTLRNREMFDEAPQGAWELRVLPETGHGTTLLEARPRLWAEVVDWLAEKL from the coding sequence GTGGCGTGGGCAGCGGGGCTTGGCTCACGGGCACGGCGTAGGAGCGGCCGTGAAGGGCCTCGAGACCTCGCCAACCTCGCCGAAGCGCTGATCCGCCGAGGCGACAGGGCGGCGGGCAAGGCCTGCCTGGACCAGGCCATCCTGCGCGAAGACGAGCTCGCCAGGGCGGGTTCGCATTTCGCGGGATGGATGAGCAAGTTCCTGCAGCTCTTCCGGGCCGACGTGCAGTGGGACGAGGGCGACCGGGAGGCGGCATTGCGGGTCTACGCCGCGATGCTGGCGGACCCGCTGGCACCGGTCGAATACGCCCGGATGGAAGAGCGGTGTACCGCGTCCGGGGCCGACGTGAAAACCCTTATTCGGCAGCGCCGGAAGGCGGACCTGGAGTTCACCGCGCTGGCGGGGGCAGAGGCCGTCGAGGTGGCACCTTCGGCCGGCCGGACGCTGTACGCTTCTTACTGGAAGGGCTTCGAGGGAGCACCGGGTGTGTTGCTCCTCGCGATGGCCGGGAGTTCCAGGCACGCCTGGTCTCCCTACGTAGGAGAGATGACCGCCCGGGGATGGCACGTGCTGGCCCTCGACCCTCCGGGGCAGGGGATGAGCGTGGGCCCGGGCCTCGATCGCAAGGCGCTGGCCGAAGACGGGAAGGCCGCGCTGGAGATGCTGGCTGCGCGGGGCGCTGCTGCCGGACGCCTTGGCGCCGTAGGGGCCAGCTTCGGAGGAGCGGTGGCGCTCCTCACCGCAGTGGCCGGACAGCCGCCTGTCCGTGCTCTGGTGCTGCTCTCCCCTGCAGGCACCGTAGATGCAGCCCGGCAGCGTAGTGATCCGACGCTGCTCGTCACGAGCGTCGACGACGGGCCGTTCACCCTGCGTAACCGGGAGATGTTCGACGAGGCGCCGCAGGGGGCATGGGAGCTGCGTGTCCTGCCTGAGACCGGGCACGGCACGACTCTGCTGGAGGCACGGCCCCGTCTCTGGGCCGAGGTCGTCGACTGGCTTGCGGAGAAGCTGTGA
- the pqqC gene encoding pyrroloquinoline-quinone synthase PqqC, translating into MSQPWPAAEFEARLRAVGERRYHHLHPFNQRMHAGQLSPNDMRLWIANRFYYQKNVPVKDGILLSKLPTREDRRLWLQRIIDQDGREGNEGGLELWVMMGEAAGLERDDLWSDRFLLPGVRFAVDAYVTFVRERPWLEGVAASLTELFAPGIHEARLEAFRRHYPWIRPEGYRYSESRLSQARRDVQHGLSLVLQHARTREDQERCVAALEFKCDVLWSLLDAVQLACEQRRAA; encoded by the coding sequence ATGAGCCAGCCATGGCCGGCCGCGGAGTTCGAGGCGAGGCTGCGGGCCGTCGGGGAACGGCGCTATCACCACCTGCATCCGTTCAACCAGAGGATGCACGCCGGGCAGCTGTCCCCCAACGACATGCGCTTGTGGATAGCCAACCGGTTCTACTACCAGAAGAACGTGCCCGTCAAAGACGGGATCCTGCTGTCCAAGCTCCCGACCCGGGAAGACCGCAGGCTCTGGCTGCAGCGCATCATCGACCAGGATGGACGGGAGGGCAACGAGGGCGGCTTGGAGCTGTGGGTCATGATGGGCGAGGCGGCAGGGCTGGAGCGGGACGACCTCTGGTCGGACCGTTTCCTGCTGCCGGGGGTACGGTTCGCGGTGGACGCTTACGTCACCTTCGTGCGGGAGCGACCGTGGCTCGAGGGCGTGGCGGCCTCCCTCACCGAGCTCTTTGCGCCCGGCATCCACGAGGCCCGGCTCGAGGCCTTCCGGCGCCACTACCCGTGGATCCGGCCCGAGGGGTACCGGTACTCCGAGAGCCGGCTCAGCCAGGCGCGGCGGGATGTGCAGCACGGGCTGTCGCTGGTACTGCAGCACGCCCGCACCCGCGAGGACCAGGAACGGTGCGTGGCGGCCCTGGAGTTCAAGTGCGACGTGCTGTGGTCGCTGCTCGACGCCGTCCAACTGGCCTGCGAGCAGCGCCGGGCTGCGTGA
- the pqqB gene encoding pyrroloquinoline quinone biosynthesis protein PqqB: MRIRVLGTTAGGGLPQWNCNCANCRRARAAGPSGRRLQSSLAVSPDGAAWYLINATPDVREQMAHFRALAPGPGIRDTPLRGVLLTDAELDHTLGLLNLRENARWTLWATPAVLHVLESVYPVLPILRAYSSELQVRAMPVDRAFMLPPERAPGASVQVLATEVSRRLPVYAQALSGAPAPGAVVAFTLTNPATGRRLVYAPGLRRLEASLRAQLEQADVVLLDGTLWDEDELIRLGVAHRTAADMDHAPMNGSHGTARWFGELPARWKLYVHVNNTNPALDPSSPERRRLREAGLDIAEDGWEVEL, encoded by the coding sequence ATGAGGATCCGGGTGCTCGGGACGACCGCGGGCGGTGGTCTCCCCCAGTGGAACTGCAACTGCGCCAACTGCCGCCGTGCTCGGGCCGCCGGCCCGTCCGGCCGCCGTCTCCAATCCTCGCTGGCCGTCTCTCCCGATGGCGCAGCGTGGTACCTGATCAACGCAACGCCGGACGTCCGCGAGCAGATGGCGCATTTCCGGGCGCTGGCGCCGGGGCCTGGCATCCGGGACACCCCGCTTCGCGGCGTCCTGCTGACCGATGCCGAACTCGACCATACCCTCGGGCTGCTGAACCTGCGAGAAAACGCTCGTTGGACGCTGTGGGCCACTCCTGCCGTCCTCCACGTGCTCGAGAGCGTCTATCCGGTGCTTCCCATCCTGCGCGCTTACTCCTCAGAGCTGCAGGTGAGGGCCATGCCGGTGGACAGGGCGTTCATGCTCCCGCCTGAGCGTGCACCGGGCGCAAGCGTCCAGGTGCTCGCCACGGAGGTCTCTCGGCGACTGCCCGTCTACGCGCAAGCCTTGTCCGGCGCGCCTGCGCCGGGAGCGGTCGTCGCCTTCACGTTGACCAACCCGGCTACCGGCCGACGGCTGGTCTACGCTCCAGGGCTGCGCCGGCTCGAGGCCTCCCTCCGAGCACAGCTCGAACAGGCCGACGTCGTGCTGCTGGACGGCACGCTCTGGGACGAGGACGAACTCATCCGCCTCGGAGTCGCCCACCGCACCGCGGCCGACATGGATCATGCCCCGATGAACGGCAGCCACGGTACGGCCCGGTGGTTCGGCGAATTGCCTGCGCGGTGGAAGCTTTACGTTCACGTCAACAACACCAACCCGGCCCTGGATCCCTCGTCGCCGGAGCGGCGAAGGCTTCGGGAGGCCGGGCTGGACATCGCCGAAGACGGTTGGGAGGTCGAACTATGA
- the pqqE gene encoding pyrroloquinoline quinone biosynthesis protein PqqE, whose product MGAAGVMAGARTPRPVAPPMAMLAELTHRCPLQCVYCSNPVQLVARSAELDTRAWARIFRQAARLGVLQLHLSGGEPLLRRDLAELVRVASEEGLYTNLITSGVGLSQRRVGELKDAGLGAVQLSFQAADPSLAREIAGGEFWEEKVAAATLVREAGLPLSLNVVLHRHNLGQVRELMEMADALGAERLELANTQFYGWALANRAFLMPDRATLERAEREVDAFRARGSSLEILWVIPDYHEGRPKPCMGGWGRLQLTVAPDGRALPCPVAYVLPGLDPPLATEATLDWIWYDSPAFQRFRGFDWMQEPCRSCARRFEDFGGCRCQAFLLTGDPEATDPACAFSPHHERVVAATSPHRGLDAASPRPSPASSPRPAKPLYRTYPGPGKAGAFS is encoded by the coding sequence ATGGGTGCTGCCGGGGTGATGGCGGGCGCTCGGACGCCCCGCCCTGTGGCCCCGCCGATGGCCATGCTGGCCGAACTCACCCACCGATGCCCGCTGCAGTGCGTTTACTGCTCCAACCCCGTCCAACTCGTCGCTCGCTCCGCGGAGCTGGACACCCGTGCGTGGGCCCGCATCTTTCGCCAGGCGGCGCGGCTCGGCGTGCTCCAGCTGCACCTATCCGGCGGTGAGCCGCTCTTGCGCCGTGACCTGGCCGAGCTCGTGCGGGTGGCTTCGGAAGAGGGACTGTACACCAATCTCATCACCAGCGGAGTGGGCCTGTCCCAACGCAGGGTGGGGGAACTCAAGGATGCCGGGTTGGGCGCGGTTCAGCTGAGCTTTCAGGCGGCCGACCCGTCCCTCGCCCGGGAGATTGCGGGTGGCGAGTTTTGGGAGGAGAAGGTAGCTGCCGCCACGCTCGTTCGAGAGGCGGGCCTCCCCTTGTCCCTCAACGTGGTGCTCCATCGCCACAACCTCGGCCAGGTCCGGGAGCTCATGGAGATGGCGGACGCGCTCGGAGCCGAGCGCCTGGAGCTCGCCAACACGCAGTTTTACGGGTGGGCGCTTGCCAACCGCGCCTTCCTGATGCCGGACCGGGCTACCCTGGAGAGAGCCGAGAGAGAGGTCGACGCCTTTCGAGCCCGGGGCAGCTCCCTCGAGATCCTTTGGGTCATCCCCGACTACCACGAGGGCCGCCCCAAGCCGTGCATGGGCGGCTGGGGGCGCCTTCAGCTGACGGTGGCCCCCGACGGGCGGGCGCTACCGTGCCCGGTGGCCTACGTCCTGCCCGGCCTGGACCCACCGCTTGCCACCGAGGCGACGCTGGACTGGATCTGGTACGATTCCCCGGCGTTCCAGAGATTTCGTGGGTTTGACTGGATGCAGGAGCCGTGCCGGAGCTGTGCACGCCGGTTCGAGGATTTCGGCGGCTGCCGCTGCCAGGCGTTTCTGCTCACGGGCGATCCTGAGGCGACGGATCCGGCCTGCGCCTTCTCGCCGCACCACGAGCGAGTCGTCGCGGCAACCAGCCCGCACAGGGGTCTCGACGCTGCATCCCCGCGACCCTCGCCGGCCAGCAGCCCCCGGCCGGCGAAGCCTCTTTACCGCACGTATCCGGGCCCCGGAAAGGCGGGCGCTTTCTCATGA
- the pqqD gene encoding pyrroloquinoline quinone biosynthesis peptide chaperone PqqD — translation MDATNAWARPRLARRVRLRWDSVRRRHVLLMPEKVIVLNETAAAVLACCDGNRTTRALIAELKQRYPSAEVGDDVMAFLQEATKRGWVEWVLPG, via the coding sequence ATGGACGCCACCAACGCATGGGCCAGGCCCAGGTTGGCCCGTAGAGTTCGCTTGCGCTGGGACAGCGTGCGCCGTCGTCACGTGCTCTTGATGCCCGAGAAGGTCATCGTCCTCAACGAAACGGCCGCCGCCGTCCTTGCCTGCTGCGACGGCAACCGTACCACCCGCGCCCTCATCGCCGAGTTGAAGCAGCGCTACCCGAGCGCCGAAGTGGGCGACGACGTCATGGCTTTCCTCCAGGAGGCGACAAAGAGAGGGTGGGTGGAATGGGTGCTGCCGGGGTGA
- the pqqA gene encoding pyrroloquinoline quinone precursor peptide PqqA — protein MWVKPAFEEISVCAEVTAYVYVR, from the coding sequence ATGTGGGTGAAGCCGGCGTTCGAGGAGATCTCCGTCTGCGCTGAGGTCACCGCCTACGTGTACGTCCGCTGA
- a CDS encoding Crp/Fnr family transcriptional regulator codes for MQQAFLEEERLPDANRELLQLALARCKSPRVLECRHNRDYPLQIGPGESIGIVEDGIGAVALVTQHGQARGTELVKPGSVIGIARIAQSFPSTTVLFSAITDARLLLFDYEDFCAALDSDPAMMRLLFSQLQQRFLVAVEQCLIFSSEADQAVAFTLHSLAEALGNGRSSEVAVKLPVVREQIAMLSGKSVPSANRALQRLRRQGKVRLDRATITVPGEFRIASSERRWLWQG; via the coding sequence GTGCAGCAAGCTTTCCTCGAAGAAGAGCGCCTTCCGGACGCCAACCGGGAGCTCCTGCAGCTGGCCCTCGCCCGCTGCAAGAGCCCGCGGGTGCTGGAGTGCCGGCACAACCGGGACTATCCGCTGCAGATCGGCCCGGGGGAATCCATCGGCATCGTCGAGGACGGCATCGGGGCAGTGGCGCTGGTCACACAACACGGCCAGGCGCGCGGTACCGAGCTGGTCAAGCCGGGCAGCGTCATCGGTATCGCTCGTATCGCGCAAAGCTTCCCGAGCACCACGGTGCTTTTCAGCGCCATCACCGATGCGCGGCTCTTGCTCTTTGACTACGAGGACTTCTGCGCAGCGCTGGATTCGGATCCGGCCATGATGCGGCTGCTCTTCTCCCAGCTCCAGCAAAGGTTCCTGGTGGCGGTGGAGCAGTGTCTCATTTTCTCGAGCGAGGCTGACCAGGCGGTGGCCTTCACCCTGCATTCGCTGGCGGAGGCTCTGGGCAACGGCCGCAGTTCCGAGGTCGCCGTCAAGCTGCCGGTGGTGCGCGAGCAGATCGCCATGTTGAGCGGCAAGAGCGTCCCTTCGGCCAACCGCGCGCTGCAGCGGCTTCGCCGGCAGGGAAAGGTCCGGTTGGACCGTGCGACCATCACCGTGCCCGGGGAATTCCGTATCGCCTCCTCGGAACGAAGATGGCTCTGGCAAGGCTGA
- a CDS encoding substrate-binding domain-containing protein, with the protein MGNLQLTMACWNYDRTRALQEGRIRPDGIDLTYLPLPVEETFFRMLRHREFDAAEMSLSSYVVSLFSDNPPFIAIPVFPSRFFRHSCIYVNSHSGIREPNDLIGKRVGTPEYQMTAGVWIRGILSDEYGVPVDSVEYFTGGEEEPGRPEKLRLDLPSNIHVHPIGPEKTLSAMLDSGEIDALYTARMPSCFARGSQNVRRLFPNYKEVEQAYFQKTRIFPIMHTVVIRRDVYEKHPWVAQSLMKALAQAQQEAYADLYQTAALKLMLPWLTSHVEETRAVMGRDFWPYGFEANEATLAVFLRYSYEQGLSKRLLQPRDLFAPETLESFKI; encoded by the coding sequence ATGGGCAACCTTCAGCTGACCATGGCCTGCTGGAACTACGATCGTACCCGTGCATTGCAGGAGGGACGCATCAGACCCGACGGAATCGACCTGACGTACCTTCCGCTGCCGGTCGAGGAGACCTTCTTCCGGATGCTGCGGCACCGGGAATTCGATGCCGCGGAGATGTCCCTGTCGTCGTACGTGGTATCGCTGTTCAGCGACAACCCGCCGTTCATCGCCATCCCGGTTTTTCCGTCGCGCTTTTTCCGCCACTCCTGCATCTACGTCAACAGCCATAGCGGCATCCGCGAGCCCAACGACTTGATCGGAAAGCGCGTCGGAACGCCCGAGTACCAGATGACGGCCGGCGTCTGGATTCGCGGGATCCTGTCCGACGAATACGGCGTACCCGTGGACAGCGTGGAGTACTTCACCGGCGGCGAAGAGGAGCCCGGCCGCCCGGAGAAGCTCCGCCTGGATCTGCCGAGCAACATCCACGTCCACCCCATCGGGCCCGAGAAGACGCTCTCGGCCATGCTCGACAGCGGCGAGATCGACGCCCTTTACACAGCGCGCATGCCCTCGTGCTTCGCGCGGGGCTCGCAGAACGTCCGGCGGCTATTCCCCAACTACAAGGAAGTCGAGCAGGCGTACTTCCAGAAGACGCGCATCTTCCCCATCATGCACACCGTGGTCATCCGCCGCGACGTCTACGAGAAGCACCCGTGGGTGGCGCAGTCGCTGATGAAGGCGCTGGCCCAGGCCCAGCAGGAGGCCTACGCGGACCTCTACCAAACCGCTGCCCTCAAGCTCATGCTTCCCTGGCTCACTTCGCACGTGGAAGAGACGCGTGCCGTCATGGGCCGGGATTTCTGGCCCTACGGGTTCGAGGCCAACGAGGCAACGTTGGCGGTCTTCCTGCGCTACTCGTACGAGCAGGGGCTGTCCAAGCGCCTGCTCCAGCCCCGGGACCTCTTCGCCCCGGAGACGCTGGAGTCGTTCAAGATCTGA
- a CDS encoding DUF120 domain-containing protein: protein MERIVRGTVRAGNGHGTQATAHGWFRKAVEERYGFVPELGTLNVQVAEEIQSRLVLLEELLGKGTVLVPPSRAICCSILRRVRLGCVSSRQDGLVVRPLVEGYDPYKVEIVAPVHLRTTLGLADGQEVLLRFDVPEPRGRWTLADKP from the coding sequence TTGGAGCGGATCGTCAGAGGCACGGTGCGGGCCGGCAACGGGCATGGGACGCAAGCCACGGCCCACGGCTGGTTTCGCAAAGCGGTGGAGGAGCGCTACGGCTTCGTCCCGGAGCTCGGCACGCTGAACGTCCAGGTGGCGGAGGAAATCCAGAGTCGCTTGGTGCTTTTGGAAGAGCTCCTGGGAAAGGGGACGGTGCTGGTCCCGCCCTCCCGAGCCATCTGTTGCTCCATCCTGCGCCGTGTGCGGCTGGGGTGCGTCAGCAGCCGGCAAGACGGCTTGGTGGTCCGGCCGCTGGTCGAGGGGTACGACCCCTACAAGGTGGAGATCGTGGCTCCCGTCCACCTGCGGACGACGTTGGGCCTGGCCGACGGCCAGGAGGTCCTGCTCCGTTTCGACGTCCCGGAGCCGCGGGGCCGATGGACGCTCGCGGACAAACCCTGA
- a CDS encoding ECF transporter S component, with amino-acid sequence MGACPRDIQEPEGVPAGRQGGSREGGWVRSLASSGLLAAISLVLALYVHFPLLPVAPYLLYDPSDIPVILAGLWLGPGWVLPISAVVALALGATAGGGAVGVVSRLVGSAALGVAAAVAFHRGGRRIGFAGMVAVAAYTAAEVLLTLLLVPLFMGGSLDDAVALLLPVVVPFNLLKGGINFALCSVIARQLTKTPAGFSLGRRAD; translated from the coding sequence ATGGGAGCGTGCCCGAGGGACATCCAGGAACCGGAGGGGGTTCCGGCAGGAAGGCAGGGAGGAAGCCGGGAAGGCGGCTGGGTACGGAGCCTCGCTTCGTCGGGGCTACTGGCGGCCATCTCCTTGGTACTTGCGCTGTATGTCCATTTCCCCCTGCTGCCCGTCGCGCCCTACCTCCTCTACGACCCGAGCGACATCCCCGTGATCCTGGCCGGCTTATGGCTGGGTCCGGGCTGGGTGCTGCCCATCAGCGCCGTGGTGGCGCTGGCTCTCGGGGCGACGGCGGGCGGCGGCGCGGTGGGCGTGGTCAGCCGGCTGGTGGGGAGCGCCGCCCTGGGAGTGGCGGCGGCGGTCGCGTTCCACCGCGGCGGGCGCCGGATCGGATTCGCCGGGATGGTGGCCGTCGCAGCCTACACGGCGGCGGAGGTCCTGCTGACCCTCCTCCTGGTGCCGCTCTTCATGGGAGGGAGCCTGGACGACGCCGTCGCGTTGCTCCTGCCCGTGGTCGTTCCCTTCAACCTTCTGAAGGGCGGCATCAACTTCGCGCTTTGCTCCGTGATCGCCCGCCAGTTGACCAAGACCCCGGCGGGATTCTCTCTCGGCCGGCGAGCGGACTGA
- a CDS encoding UbiD family decarboxylase, with product MAVPRSTCEAFDLRGWLEKAEQIGQLRRVENAEARLEIGAISELNSKRRGPALLFTKVPGYREDFGVLTSAMLNARTLGLTLGIDEELDNIGIVNRIASMLRKCESHASEYPMKWVDGGPVMENVLRDDDVDLTIFPTPIWHELDGGPFIGTGCVQIHQDPETGWVNVGTYRMQLLGRNLLGNYISPGHHGHIIRQKYWKAGKPAPVVVSFGHHPIFLLMGSSDVPAGVDELSWIGAIYGQPVPVIRGPVTGLPIPACAEIAVEGWAYPDKRMAEGPFGEFTGYYASGQKQEPYVEVKALYFRNQPILLGAPPNRPPNDFSYYFSVMRAAAVHESLRKAGIPGVRGVWVYEAGGGRMFLVTSISQQYAGHASQAAAIAATCQAGGLMARYSIVVDDDIDPSNPDDVIWALSTRSDPASDIDILRQSWSNPLDPMISDEAKARGQLWNSRALINACKPFDRLKTFPPVAESSPAMLKATREKWAWLFE from the coding sequence TTGGCTGTCCCTCGTTCGACGTGCGAGGCCTTCGACCTCCGCGGATGGCTGGAGAAGGCGGAGCAGATAGGCCAGCTCAGGCGAGTGGAGAACGCGGAAGCCAGGCTCGAGATCGGCGCCATCTCGGAGCTGAACAGCAAGCGGCGGGGACCGGCCCTCCTGTTTACCAAGGTGCCGGGTTACCGCGAGGATTTCGGCGTCCTTACCAGTGCCATGCTCAACGCCAGGACGCTGGGGCTCACCCTGGGCATCGACGAAGAGCTGGACAACATCGGCATCGTCAACCGGATCGCGAGCATGCTGCGCAAGTGCGAGAGCCATGCCTCGGAGTATCCCATGAAGTGGGTCGACGGCGGGCCCGTGATGGAAAACGTCTTGCGGGACGACGACGTGGACCTGACGATCTTCCCCACCCCGATCTGGCACGAGCTGGACGGGGGGCCGTTCATCGGCACCGGGTGCGTGCAGATCCACCAGGATCCTGAGACCGGCTGGGTCAACGTCGGCACCTACCGGATGCAGCTGCTGGGGAGGAACCTGCTGGGCAATTACATCTCGCCGGGCCACCACGGACACATCATCCGCCAGAAGTACTGGAAAGCGGGCAAGCCGGCTCCGGTAGTGGTCAGCTTCGGGCACCACCCGATCTTCCTGCTCATGGGTTCGTCGGACGTTCCCGCTGGGGTTGACGAGCTCTCCTGGATCGGAGCGATCTACGGGCAGCCGGTTCCGGTGATCCGGGGACCGGTAACAGGACTCCCTATCCCCGCCTGCGCCGAGATCGCGGTGGAAGGGTGGGCCTACCCGGACAAGCGAATGGCCGAGGGCCCCTTCGGCGAGTTCACGGGCTACTACGCCTCCGGGCAGAAGCAGGAGCCCTACGTCGAAGTGAAGGCGCTCTACTTCCGCAACCAGCCCATCCTGCTCGGGGCACCGCCCAACCGTCCTCCCAACGACTTCTCGTACTACTTCTCGGTCATGCGCGCGGCGGCCGTCCACGAGAGCCTGCGGAAGGCTGGCATTCCCGGCGTCCGGGGCGTCTGGGTGTACGAGGCCGGCGGCGGCCGCATGTTCCTGGTGACCAGCATATCCCAACAATACGCCGGCCACGCGAGCCAGGCGGCCGCCATCGCCGCCACCTGCCAGGCGGGAGGCCTGATGGCCCGCTATTCCATCGTCGTGGACGACGACATCGACCCGTCCAACCCCGACGACGTCATCTGGGCTCTGAGCACTCGCTCCGACCCGGCCAGCGACATCGACATTCTGCGGCAGAGCTGGAGCAACCCCCTGGACCCGATGATTTCCGACGAGGCGAAGGCCAGGGGGCAACTGTGGAATAGCCGGGCGCTCATCAACGCCTGCAAGCCGTTCGACCGGCTCAAGACCTTCCCGCCCGTGGCGGAGTCGTCGCCGGCCATGCTCAAGGCGACGCGTGAGAAGTGGGCCTGGTTGTTCGAATGA